In the genome of Bremerella sp. P1, the window AAGCCGGCACCCGTGGAGTAGAATGAAAGGATCCTTCACCTCTTCCCTACCCACCATCGTGGAGACTGCCATGAAAGTCTCGCTTGCACTTCTCTTCGCGTTGATCATTTCTCCAATCGCTGCTCTCGCCCAACAGCCACTGCCCAAGATCATTCTCTCGGAAGACGGTAAAGACTTTCGGCAGCAAGGGACGGATGCTCCGTTCTATGTGTGGGGCGTCAACTACGACCATGATGGCGACGGCAAGCTGATCGAAGACTACTGGCACGACGACTGGGCGGTGATTGAGGAAGACTTTGACGAGATCAAATCACTCGGGGCGAACGCGGTGCGGGTTCACTTGCAACTGCCCAAGTTCATGAAGACGGCCAGTGAGCCCAACGAGGAGAACCTCAAGAAGCTTGCCGATCTGGTGAAGCTGGCCGAAGCGAAGAAGCTTTATCTGAACCTGACCGGGCTGGGGTGTTACCACAAGCAGGATGTGCCTGCGTGGTATGACGAAATGAAGGAGGCCGAACGCTGGGAGGTTCAGGCCAACTTCTGGAAGGCAGTTGCGAAGGTCGGCAAGGATAGTCCGGCCGTATTCTGCTACGACCTGATGAACGAACCGGTGCTTGGTGGCGGAGCGAATGCCGATCAGTGGCTGGTTGGTGAGCCGCTGGGAGGCAAATACTTCGTACAGCGGATCACGACCGATGCCGCTGGCCGAGACAACAAAGAGATCGCCGCGGCCTGGGTAAAAAAGCTGACCGATGCGATTCGTGAAGTCGACCAGCAGACTCTCATCACCGTTGGCGTCATTCCATGGGCCCATGTGTGGCCCAATGCCAAGCCTCTCTTCTACAGCGAAGAAGTGGGCGAGCCGCTCGATTTCGCCAGTGTGCACTTTTACCCCGAGAAGGAAAAGATCGATAAAGCCATTGCCGCGCTCAAGGTCTACGATGTGGGCAAGCCACTGGTGATCGAAGAGTTCTTTCCTTTGAAATGCTCTTTGGAAGAAGCCCACGAGTTTCTGACCGAGGCCCGCCCCATTACCGATGGCGTCACGAGTTTCTACTGGGGAACGACGCGCAAGGAGTACGAAGAAGCTGGCACGATGCAGGGAGCAATTCTGGCACGCTGGCTGGAACGTTTTGAGGCGATGTCTAAGGGCAATGCCTCGAAAGAATAGGCAACTGTCTTACAGCTCCAGCACGATTGTCCACCAAGAAATAGCCAAGGGACCACAATATAATCTGCGGTCCCTTGGTAATCGGTCTATTTTAATTCGCTTTTGAGAAGTTCCAGCAGCATCGCCCACGACTTCTCGTCGGCCTCCTTGTTGTACTGCATGCCTGGGTTGCCGTGCTTGCCGGAGTCTTCCACGGTGAAACTATGCACGGCTCCTGGGAAAGCAACGAAGTTGAGATCGACTTCTGCGTCCTTCAACTTCCCTTGAAACGCGTCGATCGATTCCTTGGAAACAAAGCCATCATCGGCACCATGGCATACGAGGACCTTGGCTTTGATCGCTTTGGCTTGTTCTTCGGTCGGTGTCGGCAAAGCCGCATGGAAGGTCGCGATCGCGTCGACATCGGCACCGGTGTAGCCTAGTTGCAGTGCGGTCGATCCACCGAAACAGTACCCGATCGCGGCGATCTTTTCCGGATCGCACTGGGGTTGTTTCTTCAGGACGTCGAGCGCTGCAACAGCCCGTTTTTGCCACTGGTCGACGTTGGCTCGAACCTTGCCCGCCATTTGGCCGGCGTCTTTGGGGTGATCGACGAACTGGCCATCGCCGTACATGTCCGCCGCGA includes:
- a CDS encoding cellulase family glycosylhydrolase → MKVSLALLFALIISPIAALAQQPLPKIILSEDGKDFRQQGTDAPFYVWGVNYDHDGDGKLIEDYWHDDWAVIEEDFDEIKSLGANAVRVHLQLPKFMKTASEPNEENLKKLADLVKLAEAKKLYLNLTGLGCYHKQDVPAWYDEMKEAERWEVQANFWKAVAKVGKDSPAVFCYDLMNEPVLGGGANADQWLVGEPLGGKYFVQRITTDAAGRDNKEIAAAWVKKLTDAIREVDQQTLITVGVIPWAHVWPNAKPLFYSEEVGEPLDFASVHFYPEKEKIDKAIAALKVYDVGKPLVIEEFFPLKCSLEEAHEFLTEARPITDGVTSFYWGTTRKEYEEAGTMQGAILARWLERFEAMSKGNASKE
- a CDS encoding dienelactone hydrolase family protein, which translates into the protein MRCIALSLAILALTTSIATAEVKTKVIKYQVGDKTFDGFLAYDDSIEGPRPAVLVFHEWWGLNDYAKKRTKMLAELGYVAFAADMYGDGQFVDHPKDAGQMAGKVRANVDQWQKRAVAALDVLKKQPQCDPEKIAAIGYCFGGSTALQLGYTGADVDAIATFHAALPTPTEEQAKAIKAKVLVCHGADDGFVSKESIDAFQGKLKDAEVDLNFVAFPGAVHSFTVEDSGKHGNPGMQYNKEADEKSWAMLLELLKSELK